The Glycine max cultivar Williams 82 chromosome 12, Glycine_max_v4.0, whole genome shotgun sequence genome window below encodes:
- the LOC100815739 gene encoding double-stranded RNA-binding protein 2-like, translating to MYKNQLQELAQRSCFNLPSYACIREGPDHAPRFKATVNFNGEIFESPHYCSTLRQAEHSAAEVALNSLSHRGPSHSLAAKILDETGVYKNLLQEIAQRVGAPLPHYTTYRSGLGHLPVFTGIVELAGITFTGEPAKNKKQAEKNAAMAAWSALKQLAKETASSSTEPENNDELEQITIARALLNYRLKEKMAMSNPNAPVSFHKRFQIQNPRPISSQPPPATSSKILPLICQKTAPRSKPSLATTANESPRSRHPQAAMTSDNSTLPPQSCSLESRATRPLKFRAAGAAPYVPIRQMRPSCQRIAPPVTIRTVVPAFATPPCPPPASVPHPAIRAPPVRVAPPVTIRQAVPVYAAPPSKKNEPAAVQQKDLPTAGASGQQDKLPVKIQEMDKAENIPPESETMRSLEQLRI from the exons ATGTACAAGAACCAGCTTCAAGAGCTGGCCCAGCGGAGCTGCTTCAACCTGCCTTCGTACGCGTGCATTCGAGAAGGTCCCGATCACGCGCCGAGGTTCAAGGCCACCGTCAACTTTAACGGCGAGATCTTCGAGAGCCCTCACTACTGCTCCACTCTCCGTCAGGCCGAACACTCCGCTGCCGAAGTCGCTCTCAATTCCCTCTCCCACCGTGGCCCCTCCCACTCCCTCGCCGCCAAGATCCTC GATGAGACTGGAGTGTACAAGAACCTTCTACAGGAAATCGCGCAAAGGGTAGGAGCTCCATTGCCTCATTACACAACGTACAGGTCAGGCTTAGGACATTTACCTGTTTTTACCGGGATAGTAGAACTGGCTGGAATCACGTTTACTGGTGAACCTGCCAAGAATAAGAAACAAGCTGAGAAAAATGCAGCTATGGCAGCTTGGTCCGCTTTAAAACAAT TGGCGAAAGAGACTGCAAGCTCCTCAACTGAACCAGAGAACAATGACGAACTGGAACAGATTACAATAGCGCGGGCTTTACTGAACTACCGTTTGAAGGAAAAGATGGCTATGTCTAATCCAAATGCTCCCGTTTCATTTCATAAAAGGTTTCAGATTCAAAATCCAAGGCCAATCAGTTCTCAACCGCCACCAGCCACTTCATCAAAGATCCTTCCCCTAATTTGCCAGAAGACAGCACCTCGAAGTAAGCCTTCATTGGCAACAACGGCAAATGAAAGTCCTCGAAGCAGGCATCCACAGGCAGCAATGACCAGTGACAATTCCACCCTGCCACCACAATCTTGTTCTCTAGAAAGCCGAGCAACTCGTCCACTGAAATTCCGTGCAGCAGGAGCAGCACCTTATGTTCCCATTCGACAAATGAGACCATCTTGCCAGCGGATTGCACCTCCGGTAACTATAAGGACAGTTGTACCTGCATTTGCCACACCACCTTGTCCACCACCTGCCTCAGTGCCCCATCCTGCTATACGGGCTCCTCCAGTACGAGTTGCTCCTCCAGTCACTATTCGGCAAGCTGTTCCTGTATATGCTGCTCCACCTTCAAAAAAGAATGAACCTGCTGCTGTACAACAAAAAGATCTACCAACTGCTGGTGCCTCTGGCCAGCAAGACAAACTGCCCGTTAAAATTCAGGAGATGGACAAGGCTGAGAACATTCCACCAGAATCAGAGACTATGCGTAGTTTGGAGCAGctgagaatttga